A stretch of Cucumis sativus cultivar 9930 chromosome 2, Cucumber_9930_V3, whole genome shotgun sequence DNA encodes these proteins:
- the LOC101221052 gene encoding V-type proton ATPase subunit c''1: MSTAVVLTRSSSWARALINISPYTFSAIGIAIAIGVSVLGAAWGIYITGSSLIGAAIKAPRITSKNLISVIFCEAVAIYGVIVAIILQTKLESVSASQIYAPESLRAGYAIFASGIIVGFANLVCGLCVGIIGSSCALSDAQNSSLFVKILVIEIFGSALGLFGVIVGIIMSAQASWPAKRG; the protein is encoded by the exons ATGTCAACCGCCGTTGTCCTTACGCGTTCTAGCTCCTGGGCTCGCGCTCTCATCAACATCTCTCCCTACACTTTCTCCGCCATCGGTATCGCCATCGCCATCGGAGTTTCCGTCCTCGGCGCCGCCTG GGGGATTTACATCACGGGAAGCAGTTTGATTGGTGCGGCGATCAAAGCTCCTCGTATTACTTCCAAGAACTTGATTAG TGTAATTTTCTGTGAAGCTGTTGCTATATACGGTGTCATTGTTGCCATTATCTTACAGACCAAGTTAGAGAGTGTGTCAGCATCTCAGATATATGCTCCCGAGTCTCTAAGAGCAGGATACGCAATTTTTGCTTCTGGAATCATAGTTGGCTTTGCAAACCTTGTTTGCGG GCTGTGTGTGGGAATCATTGGAAGCAGCTGTGCATTATCAGATGCCCAGAACTCCTCCCTTTTTGTGAAAATTCTTGTAATCGAGATCTTCGGCAGTGCACTTGGGTTGTTCGGAGTAATTGTTGGGATAATTATGTCAGCTCAAGCCTCTTGGCCTGCAAAGAGAGGTTAA
- the LOC101210831 gene encoding uncharacterized protein LOC101210831, with protein sequence MVEKEQKPKAVIVGGSIAGISCAHTLIKAGWEVQVLDKSPSPPTGCSTGAGLILDPLSQKLLQSWISRPELLLQSTLPITTEQNRAIVGEIKDGRILTNDENFNYRAAHWADLHSLLYKELPSHIFLWGHRFLSLSISDDKTSVKIKAKVTKTDEVVEIVGDLLVAADGCLSSIRETFLPNLKLRYSGYYCWRGVFDFSKKENREIVMKMKKGYPEIGKCLYMDLALGTHILLFEIPNNKINWVWFVNEAEPHFKARSMTMKVNDDMVKRLHKRADDVWVPELAKVIKETKDPFINVIYDCDPLEQIVWDNVVLVGEAAHPTTPHCARSTNMTLSDASILGECLRNRRLFNLKSALAEYQSLRLPILHAQVQHSRLVGRIKQGLTLPNCEPFDPNIVTTTRNLQELQIRNIPFHGDV encoded by the exons ATGGTTGAGAAGGAGCAGAAGCCCAAAGCGGTGATCGTCGGAGGAAGCATTGCCGGCATTTCATGCGCTCACACTCTTATTAAAGCCGGCTGGGAAGTTCAAGTTCTCGACAAATCACCCTCGCCGCCGACCGGTTGTTCCACCGGCGCCGGACTCATCCTCGATCCTCTCTCTCAGAAGCTCCTCCAGTCGTGGATTTCCCGCCCTGAACTTCTCCTCCAATCCACTTTGCCTATTACGACGGAGCAG AATCGAGCAATCGTTGGAGAAATCAAAGATGGACGGATTTTGACTAACGATGAGAATTTCAATTATAGAGCAGCACATTGGGCTGACCTCCATAGCCTTCTATACAAAGAGCTTCCATCTCACATATTTCTTTGGGGACATCGTTTCCTTTCACTAAGCATTTCCGATGACAAAACCTCAGTGAAAATCAAAGCAAAAGTAACGAAAACAGATGAAGTGGTTGAAATAGTTGGGGATTTGCTTGTTGCAGCTGATGGGTGTTTGTCATCCATTCGTGAAACATTTCTTCCTAACTTGAAATTGAG ATATTCAGGGTATTATTGTTGGAGAGGGGTTTTTGATTTCtcgaagaaagaaaatcggGAGATagtgatgaagatgaagaagggTTATCCTGAAATAGGGAAATGCTTGTATATGGACTTGGCATTGGGTACTCATATTTTGCTGTTTGAGATtccaaataacaaaatcaattggGTTTGGTTTGTTAATGAAGCAGAACCCCATTTCAAG GCAAGATCAATGACCATGAAAGTGAACGATGATATGGTGAAAAGATTACACAAACGAGCGGATGACGTATGGGTTCCTGAACTTGCAAAAGTGATTAAAGAAACGAAAGATCCTTTCATCAATGTCATTTATGATTGTGATCCATTAGAACAAATAGTTTGGGATAACGTGGTATTAGTTGGAGAAGCAGCTCATCCAACCACTCCTCATTGTGCAAGAAGCACCAATATGACATTATCAGATGCATCTATTTTAGGTGAATGCCTACGTAACAGGAGACTATTCAATCTAAAATCAGCCCTTGCTGAGTATCAGTCTTTGCGACTGCCTATTCTTCATGCACAAGTCCAGCATTCTCGACTCGTTGGTCGGATAAAGCAAGGTTTGACACTTCCAAACTGTGAGCCTTTTGACCCGAATATAGTTACGACTACACGTAACTTACAAGAGCtccaaataagaaatataccTTTCCATGGTGATGTATAA
- the LOC101211079 gene encoding uncharacterized protein LOC101211079, with product MDENERRVPKALIVGGSIAGISCAHALLKAGWKVQVLEKSTTPPTGSSTGAGLGLDLLSQSLVQSWLSDPHLLLHSTLPLTVDQNQATVDRETKERWILSRDENFNFRAALWADLHGLLYNDLPPEIFLWGHHFLSLSKSEDKSCVKIRARVLQSGEIVEIVGDLLVGADGCLSSVLQTFLPNFQLRYSGYCAWRGVLDCSKNENSETIVGIRKAYPELGKCLYFDLGSATHIGLYELPKKKLNWIWYVNQPEPQLKGNSMTMRVQDEMVRKMHEQAEKVWVPEFVKVVKETKEPFINVIYDRNSMEQLVWDNVVLVGDAAHPTTPHGLRSTNMSILDAAVLGKCLEKWGPENLQSALAEYQSVRLPVSSKQVLHSRYLGRLKQGLALPDREPFDPRVATPENCLELQQKNMPFFNDVPQLIDTTRKSIEKNV from the exons ATGGATGAAAATGAGAGAAGAGTCCCCAAAGCACTAATCGTTGGGGGCAGCATAGCCGGAATTTCCTGCGCTCATGCTCTCTTAAAAGCCGGCTGGAAAGTTCAGGTTCTTGAAAAATCAACCACTCCTCCTACCGGAAGTTCCACCGGCGCTGGCCTCGGCCTCGACCTTCTCTCGCAGAGCCTCGTCCAGTCCTGGCTTTCCGATCCTCACCTTCTTCTCCACTCCACCCTCCCCCTTACGGTCGATCAA AATCAAGCAACTGTTGATAGGGAAACTAAGGAGAGGTGGATTTTAAGTAGGGATgagaatttcaattttagggCAGCTCTTTGGGCTGACCTCCATGGCCTTCTCTACAATGACCTTCCACCTGAAATATTTCTATGGGGTCACCATTTCCTTTCATTAAGCAAGTCTGAGGATAAATCTTGTGTGAAGATAAGAGCTAGGGTTTTGCAAAGTGGTGAGATTGTTGAAATAGTTGGAGATTTGCTTGTTGGTGCTGATGGGTGTCTTTCTTCCGTACTTCAAACCTTCCTTCCCAACTTCCAGTTGAG ATATTCTGGATATTGTGCTTGGAGAGGAGTCCTTGATTGTTCCAAAAATGAGAATTCAGAGACTATAGTTGGAATCCGAAAGGCATATCCTGAACTTGGGAAATGCTTGTATTTTGACTTAGGATCCGCTACTCACATTGGGCTCTACGAgcttccaaagaaaaaacttaattgGATTTGGTATGTCAATCAACCAGAGCCACAACTCAAG GGTAACTCGATGACGATGAGAGTACAAGATGAGATGGTGAGGAAAATGCACGAACAAGCAGAGAAGGTTTGGGTTCCTGAGTTCGTAAAAGTtgttaaagaaacaaaagagccTTTCATCAATGTCATATATGATAGAAATTCAATGGAACAACTAGTTTGGGATAACGTAGTATTGGTTGGAGATGCAGCCCATCCTACAACTCCTCATGGCTTGAGAAGTACAAATATGTCGATATTAGATGCAGCCGTTTTAGGCAAATGCCTTGAGAAATGGGGACCAGAGAACTTACAATCAGCCCTTGCAGAATATCAATCTGTTCGTCTGCCTGTCAGCTCAAAGCAAGTCCTGCATTCTAGGTATTTGGGTAGGCTGAAGCAAGGTTTAGCTCTTCCTGATCGAGAACCCTTCGATCCAAGGGTAGCTACACCAGAGAACTGCCTAGAACTTCAACAGAAAAACATGCCTTTCTTCAATGATGTTCCTCAACTAATAGATACCACCAGGAAGTCTATAGAAAAGAATGTCTAG